From the Temnothorax longispinosus isolate EJ_2023e chromosome 6, Tlon_JGU_v1, whole genome shotgun sequence genome, one window contains:
- the Asnrs gene encoding asparagine--tRNA ligase, cytoplasmic, which translates to MSKEVISSGIYTSDKNGNDETGDGSEVNPFKTILRAMRHANKEPFPIIYQDSRDSGKKYEPASKTQLKKIQKIWVREQYKGEGKEKKLLEDEEKRLKNLEEAKAIVIEEDKTLPEAKQIKIKEALSHRDQRVKIYGWVHRLRRQGKALMFITLRDGTGFLQCVLTDKLCQTYNALTLATEAAVQLFGVLKAVPEGKNAPDGHELCVDYWKLVGPSPPGGADSILNEEALPDVQLDNRHIMIRGENTSKILIMRSVIMQAFRDHYKERGYYEMTPPTLVQTQVEGGSTLFKLDYFGETAFLTQSSQLYLETCLPAMGDVYCIAQSYRAEQSRTRRHLAEYTHIEAECAFITFDDLLDRLEDLICDVVERVLQSPYGHLVKELNPNFQVPKKPFKRMNYSDAIEYLRENNITKEDGSFYEFGEDIPEMPERKMTDAINEPIMLCRFPAEIKSFYMQRCTEDRRLTESVDVLLPNVGEIVGGSMRIWDYEEMMEGYSRENIDPAPYYWYTDQRKYGSCPHGGYGLGLERILCWLLNRYHIREVCLYPRFLERCRP; encoded by the exons ATGTCCAAGGAAGTAATATCATCAG gtATCTATACATCAGACAAGAATGGTAACGACGAGACGGGAGATGGTTCAGAGGTCAACCCGTTTAAAACTATTCTAAGAGCAATGCGTCATGCCAATAAGGAACCCTTTCCGATTATCTACCAGGACTCGCGTGACAGTGGCAAGAAATATGAACCAGCATCAAAGACGCAgttaaaaaagatacaaaagatTTGGGTTAGAGAACAGTATAAGGGTGAAGGGAAGGAGAAGAAGTTGTTGGAGGATGAAGAGAAGAGATTGAAAAATCTTGAAGAGGCTAAAGCGATTGTTATAGAAGAGGATAAGACTCTGCCGGAAGCAAAACAAATCAAGATAAAAGAAGCTCTTAGTCACAGGGATCAAAGAGTCAAAATATACGGATGGGTGCATAGACTAAGACGACAAG GCAAAGCCCTTATGTTCATCACATTGCGGGATGGAACAGGCTTTTTGCAGTGTGTACTAACTGATAAGCTGTGTCAAACATACAATGCTTTGACTCTTGCCACAGAAGCTGCTGTTCAACTGTTTGGGGTCTTGAAAGCAGTTCCTGAAGGGAAAAAT gcACCGGATGGACACGAATTGTGCGTTGATTATTGGAAACTTGTTGGACCATCGCCTCCTGGTGGCGCCGATTCAATATTGAATGAAGAAGCTCTTCCTGATGTACAATTGGACAACAGGCATATAATGATTCGAGGTGAAAAT acaTCAAAAATCTTGATTATGAGATCTGTAATAATGCAAGCATTCAGAGACCATTATAAAGAGCGTGGTTATTATGAAATGACTCCACCAACTTTAGTGCAAACTCAAGTAGAGGGTGGTTCGACTCTCttcaaattagattattttgg AGAAACCGCTTTTCTTACTCAGAGTTCTCAATTATATCTTGAAACGTGCCTTCCAGCCATGGGAGATGTATATTGCATTGCCCAATCATATCGGGCAGAGCAATCGAGAACACGTCGCCACCTTGCCGA ATACACGCATATTGAGGCAGAATGTGCATTTATCACATTTGATGATCTACTTGATCGACTAGAAGATTTAATTTGCGACGTAGTCGAACGAGTTCTACAATCGCCGTATGGTCATCTTGTCAAAGAATTGAATCCTAACTTTCAAGTACCCAAGAAGCCTTTCAAGCGAATGAACTACAGCGATGCGATTGAATATCTAAGAGAAAACAATATCACAAAAGAAGATGGCAGTTTTTATGAGTTTGGAGAA GACATTCCAGAAATGCCAGAAAGAAAAATGACCGATGCTATCAACGAGCCGATAATGCTTTGTCGTTTCCCCGCTGAAATTAAGTCATTTTACATGCAACGTTGCACAGAGGATAGGCGCTTAACGGAGTCTGTTGATGTACTTTTACCGAATGTGGGTGAAATCGTCGGCGGTTCGATGCGTATCTGGGATTATGAGGAGATGATGGAGGGTTACAGCCGTGAAAACATTGATCCGGCCCCGTACTACTGGTACACAGACCAG